Part of the Gloeocapsa sp. DLM2.Bin57 genome is shown below.
CTATGGCTGGTCATAGTAAATGGGCAAATATCAAACGACAAAAAGCCCGAGTTGACGCCAAAAAAGGCAAAACTTTTACACAATTATCTAGAGCTATTATAGTGGCTGCTCGTCAAGGATTACCAGATCCTGACGCTAACTTTCAACTGCGCACAGCTATTGATAAAGCTAAAGCTGCGGGTATCCCTAACGAGAATATCGAAAGGGCGATCGCTAAAGGTACTGGGACTTATGTAAGCGAAGATAGTAGTAACTATGAAGAGATTCGCTACGAAGGTTATGGAATAGGTGGAGTAGCGATTCTGATTGAAGCTCTCACCGATAATCGTAATCGTACTGCTGCTGACTTACGCTCTGCTTTTACTAAAAATGGGGGCAACTTGGGAGAAACTGGCTGTGTTAGTTGGATGTTTAGTCAACAAGGGGTAGTTAAATTAGCAGGGATAATCGATGAGGATGCACTTTTAGAGATATCTTTAACTACTGATGTTCTTAATTACGAAATCTTTGATGATGAAGCAGAGGTTTTCACAGAGATAAGTAATTTAGAAAATCTGCACAACCTGTTAAA
Proteins encoded:
- a CDS encoding YebC/PmpR family DNA-binding transcriptional regulator → MAGHSKWANIKRQKARVDAKKGKTFTQLSRAIIVAARQGLPDPDANFQLRTAIDKAKAAGIPNENIERAIAKGTGTYVSEDSSNYEEIRYEGYGIGGVAILIEALTDNRNRTAADLRSAFTKNGGNLGETGCVSWMFSQQGVVKLAGIIDEDALLEISLTTDVLNYEIFDDEAEVFTEISNLENLHNLLKNNGFEVIESELRWLPANTIEISDPQQAQSVLKLLDVLESLDDVQNVTTNMVNTDLPYL